In Bos mutus isolate GX-2022 chromosome 10, NWIPB_WYAK_1.1, whole genome shotgun sequence, a single window of DNA contains:
- the GPHB5 gene encoding glycoprotein hormone beta-5 translates to MRLVYLFLGPMTLLLLAGCGCVISTSSENLRTFVGCAVREFTFLAKKPGCRGLRITTDACWGRCETWEKPILEPPYIEAHHRVCTYNETKQVTVKLPNCAPGVDPFYSYPVAVRCDCGACSTATTECETI, encoded by the exons ATGAGGCTGGTGTACCTTTTTCTTGGCCCCATGACCCTCCTGCTCCTGGCTGGCTGTGGCTGTGTCATCAGCACCTCCAGTGAGAACCTGCGCACATTTGTGGGCTGTGCAGTGAGGGAGTTTACTTTTCTGGCCAAGAAGCCGGGCTGCAGGGGCCTTCGGATCACCACGGATGCCTGCTGGGGCCGCTGTGAAACCTGGGAG AAGCCCATTTTGGAACCCCCCTACATCGAAGCCCATCATCGGGTCTGTACCTACAATGAGACCAAACAGGTGACGGTCAAGCTGCCCAACTGTGCCCCTGGAGTCGACCCCTTCTACAGCTACCCTGTGGCGGTCCGCTGTGACTGCGGGGCCTGCTCCACCGCCACCACGGAGTGTGAGACCATCTGA